GTTGTTCTGCCAAGAGCATCGCAGCGTAGCTAAGTTCGGATGTGATAAGAGCTGAAAGCATCTAAGCTCGAAGCCAACTCTAAGATGAATCTTCTCTTAAGGTCGCAGCAAGACTAGCTGCTTGATAGGTTGGGTGTGTAAGTGGTGAAAGCCATTTAGCTGACCAATACTAATAGACCGTCCGCTTACTTTAAATAAGCATTACTTCCTTGCTAAGGTTTATTACTTTAGTAAGTTTAAGAGTTTAAATTACTTGCTTTTAACATTGTTATTTAAGTTTATTAAATACTAATAGATTTAAATAACAATGTCCGTGATTATACAAATGTGGTAACGCCTTGTCCCATCCCGAACCAAGAAGCTAAGCACATTGTGGGTGATGATACTACGCCTTACTGGCATGGGGAAAGTAGCTCGTTGCGGACTTGTTAAAATCTTTTTTAACTCCTTTCTTTTTAATAATAATTGATTTTTATATACATATTTTTAGATTTAATTTTTTTATTATATTTTTTTAATTGTAGAAACGGGATAGGGCTAAAAGGTAAGTTTTTATTGTTGCTTTCTTTTTTAGCTTTGTTTGGGTTTTTAAAACCTTTACTTTAAATAATTTGCTTAATTATATTTTTTAGTATGAGATTATAAAAATAGATATTTTAAATGATACTTATACAATATAGCTCTTACTTTTTATATAGGTTTTTTTTATTTGCTTTAAGTAGTTTTAGTATATGCTAGAAGTATTTATAAGTTATATGTTTAAAGTATTTATATGAGTATGCTTATTTAATTTAAGTAGCTTTATATGTTTAAAGAATTATGTATTTAATAAGCTTAGGTGATTAATTGTTTTTTTAGGTAGTTAAAGTTAAATCAATATTAGAATAATATTTAGACGTAAGCCATAATCTCATATGAAAACATTATTAAAGTAATATGAGTGGTTGAAAAATAATATTGGTAGTGAAGGATTGTAATTAAATATTATTTTTTCTAATTTTAATTAAGTAATGTTATTGGTAGCAAATTTCTTATTTATGCTATCAAATCTTTATCTTTAATAAGCAATATTAGTAGTAAATGAGGTGTTTATAAAATTAGGTTTATTTAAAACGAAGTTTATTTAAAACGAAGTTTCTGTAAAACGAAGTTTCTGTAAAAGAAGTTTTTAAAACTAGGTTTATGTATAGAAAAGTTTATATTAAATAAAATTTCTGTAAAACAAAGCTATTAAAAAACGAAGTTTTTAAAAAACTAAGTATTTAAAAATTAAGCTTATATAAAATTTGGATTTAAATTCTTTTGCAGTAATTAGGGCTTAGATTGTTTTTAGAAGATAAGTAATTAATACTAAAGTATTTTTATGCTAAGCTTATTAAGTAATTAAATTAATTAGATTTATTGATTATATAAAAGTATTTATTACGCATATAAAACATAATTAGGATATGAGTTTTTAGTGTTGGGGGGGGGTAGATTAAGTTTTATATAGGTTTAAAGTATTTAAATAATAAAACTATATAAACTAATTTTATACCTTTACAGGATAAACAATGTTTTTAAAAGCTTTTTTAATGAAATAAATAAGCTGTGGATAATATAGATAAATGATGTTGGGTAGTGGGTTTAATACAAATTGATAGATAAATTTTTTATTTTATTTAATATAGGAATTTATCTTAAATATTTTTAATGTAGTTTGATAAGAGTTATTTCTAAAATGCTTTATAAGATGATTTAGGAAATGATTGCGGTAGTATTTTTTAGTGTAATAAAAAATAGCTTATAAATTAGTGGATTTAGTGACTGATTGAATTGTAGGTATAGTGTTAATATAATTAGTGATGATTAAATAAGATTTATAATAGTGGCTTAGCCTTGCTTATTAGATTTAAATGAGCTATTAGTAAATTAATTTTTTAGATTAATAACATAGCTTATAAATTTTTAATCTAAAGGGTTAGAGTAAGGCATAACAATAGTATTCCAGAATAAAAAAGCGCATATGAAAGAACTAATATTACAAATTTAAAATAATAAAGAAAATTTTCTATAAAATTATAATATATGTGGTTTTTATCTTTTGGTTTATATTCTTTTGAAATTACTTTAAAATAACGAAAGCAAAATACACATTTAAAGAAAAGTTTAGCCTTAAATTTTTTATACGGGTAAGCTTCACATAAGAATGCAAATCCTACAACTATCATAGCAAGAAATACTAGTTTCATAAAATCCTTTCAGTAGTATTTATAATACTTAATTAATCAAACCAACTATAACGCTTTATATTATTTTTTTCTAAAATTTCAATAAAATTTTTAATTTCATCTTGTGTAAACATATTTTGATTTATATGTATCGGAAATTGAAATTTCTTAAACCTAACTACTATATTATTATTAGTAATAGAAGCAAAAAACCAATAATCTTTAAATTTTCTATAGCAAACCTTTTGAGTGCAAAACTTTCTCTTAATTATGAAAAAATCTTCATAACAAATAACCGTTTTAATATCAATTGCACAAAAAAAATGATAAGGTATAATAGCAACTATAATAAAACCAATAATATTTGCTAAAAAATTATCTAAATCTATAAAACATATTCCAATCAGTAAAGTTGCTAAATCCCATATGAAAACAAATATATAATAAAGAGATACGAAAAAAGATTTTTTTCTATTCATCACAAAAATAGGCTCATTGTTGTTTTGTATAATATTTTCCTATATTATTTATTTTATTTTGAAAATAGGCTCTTCTTTAAGTTTTACCCTACAGCTTTTAATCTATTATTATATTCTCTATACTCTCAATTTTTATCATTATTTATTCTTTAGTTTAAAGAATTTGAATTAGGATTTATATTTATTTTGTTTTATAAATTGTAAGGCAAATAAAATAATAAAAGAAATGGCTAATAATATTATACTAAGCTCATTTGCTTTATTTAAATCTAGTGTTTCTAATGCTTCAAATACGGCAATAGAAGCGACTTTTGTCTCTCCTGCTACGCTACCGCCTACCATCATTACTACACCAAATTCTCCCATAGTATGAGCAAAACTCATAACACTAGCACTTATTATACTAGGGATTATTAGCGGCAAACAAAGGCGAAATATTATGTTAGCTTGAGATTTTTCAAGTAATTTAGCTCTATCAAAAAGATTTTTAGGCAAAGCATTAAACGCACTATAAATAGGATTAAACATAAAAGGCATAGAATAAATTATTGAAGCAATCAATAAAGCCTTAAAATTAAAAACAAGTTTAATATCAAAATTAGCCAAAAATTGCCCTAAATAATTATTAGGACTTAATAGCACCAATAAATAAAAGCCTAAAACGGTAGGGGGTAGCACAAGTGGCAATGAAATTATGCTTAATAGTATTTTTTTACCAAAAAACTCTTTTTGGCTTAGATAAAATGTAGGATATAAGCAAATAAAAAATAATATTATAGTAGTTACGAAAGATAACTTAAGTGATAAGAAAATTGGTGTTAATTCTTGCATAAAAACTCATTATTTTGGATTTTTTCTATAAAAAATTCTTCTTTATTAAGACATTTTTCAAAACTACCATTTTTTACAAAATATATTTTATCAGCAAGGGCATTTATTTCAAAACACGAATGAGATACAAAAATAATTGTTCTTTTGTAGTCTTGATTTATTTTTTTGATTAGTTTTATAAGTGCTATTTTGTTACTATCATCAAGTGCACTTAAAGGCTCGTCTAATAATATATATTTTGCATTTTTGCTTAAGGCACAAATTAATGCTAGTCTTTGTTTTTGTCCTCCGCTTAGAGTGCTGATTTTTTTAGTTTTGTGCTCTTCTAAATTAGCTAGTTTTAATAATTCATCGTAAAAATTACTTGTATTTTTATCTAATTTTTTACCAAAAATATATTTTAAATCATCTAAAAGAGTTTTAGTATTTGTAAAAACTAGATTTTCATATACATTAAAATTATCAAATAATGTGCAATCTTGAAATAA
This is a stretch of genomic DNA from Campylobacter sp. RM12651. It encodes these proteins:
- the modB gene encoding molybdate ABC transporter permease subunit, coding for MQELTPIFLSLKLSFVTTIILFFICLYPTFYLSQKEFFGKKILLSIISLPLVLPPTVLGFYLLVLLSPNNYLGQFLANFDIKLVFNFKALLIASIIYSMPFMFNPIYSAFNALPKNLFDRAKLLEKSQANIIFRLCLPLIIPSIISASVMSFAHTMGEFGVVMMVGGSVAGETKVASIAVFEALETLDLNKANELSIILLAISFIILFALQFIKQNKYKS
- a CDS encoding ATP-binding cassette domain-containing protein, with protein sequence MQRKFLINMAMNELDLKHDFKDFKINARLSFDDGEIIALFGDSGSGKSTILKLIAGLINKPLLKDIAFLFQDCTLFDNFNVYENLVFTNTKTLLDDLKYIFGKKLDKNTSNFYDELLKLANLEEHKTKKISTLSGGQKQRLALICALSKNAKYILLDEPLSALDDSNKIALIKLIKKINQDYKRTIIFVSHSCFEINALADKIYFVKNGSFEKCLNKEEFFIEKIQNNEFLCKN